CCAGGCGGCGGTGACGTTGGTGTAGGCGTTGTCGTCCAGGCCCGGTGCGGCCGCTCCGGGGTAGGCGTCGTGGTACTCGTCGGGACCGACCACGCCCCGGATGCGATACCGGCTCAGACGGGCGTCGTATCCCGCGTAGTCCGCCCAGAAGCGGGCGATCTGCAGCAGCATCTCGGCGCCCTCGCCGTGCAGGAAGTCGATGTCGCGGGTGGCCTCGCAGTACTGCCAGATGTTGTAGGCCACCGCCGAGCCGACGTGGTACTGGAACCGGGTGTTGTCGGGCAGCCAGCGACCGGAGCGGGGGTTGAGATGGAATTGCTGGGTCTCCTCACGGCCGTCGCTGCCGCTCTGCCACGGGTAGAGCGCGCCGCACCGGCCGATTTCCCCGGCCGCGCGGCAGGCGGCTTCCAGGCGCCGGTGCCGGTAGTGGAGCAGGGCGCGGGAGACCTCGGGGAGGTGCAGGTTGAGGTAGGGCAGGACGAAGAGTTCGTCCCAGAAGACATGGCCGCGGTAGGACTCGCCGTGCAGTCCGCGCGCAGGGACGCCGACGTCGAGGTCCGCCGTGTGCGGCGAGAGGGTCTGCAGCAGGTGGAACAGGTGCAGGCGCAGGATGCTGCCCGCCTCGCCGGGGACCTCCAGCACGGTGCGCCGCCACAGCTGCTCCCACGCCGTGGCGTGCGTCTGCAGCAGTTCGTCGAAGCCGGGGGCGGCGACGATGTGGTCGACGGCCGCGTCCAGCGGGTCGCCGATGGCGGGGTCGTGGGAGGTGTACAGCGCGACGGTCTTGTCGACGGTGACGGTACGGCCCGGCACCAGGCGCAGCCTCATGTGCTGGACGGCCCGCAGGGGTTCGGGCACGGTCGTCACCGGCGCGTCGGCCGTCATCCGGGCGGCGAGACCGCATTCGATGCTGGAGGTACGGGTGTGGCAGCGCAGCCACACGGTGCCGTGCGCGGCGATGCCGGTCCGGATCCGGGTGAGGTGCCGGCCATCCAGCTCCCGGTAGCGGGCCACGCCGGAGTTGGTGACCCGTCCGTCGAGCGCGGACTCGACGTCCAGGTGGGCTCCGTTGCCCTCGACGGTGAACTCGGTGCGCAGCGCGGCGAGATGGGGGTCGCCCAGATGGACGAGGCGCAGCTGGCGCACATGGAGCGTGGCGCCGCCGTCGAGGGGGTAGCTGGTACGGCGCTCCAGCAGGCCGGGTTCGAGGTGCAGGATCTGGTGGTGCTCGGTGACGGGGGCGGTGTCCGGGGTGAGCCAGGCGCCACCCGCC
Above is a genomic segment from Streptomyces fodineus containing:
- a CDS encoding glycoside hydrolase family 65 protein translates to MTGPTWEYDGYRPEEERLRESLCTLGNGYFATRGALPECTADDIHYPGTYVAGCYDRLTSEVAGRRVENEDMVNLPNWLPLRFRPAGGAWLTPDTAPVTEHHQILHLEPGLLERRTSYPLDGGATLHVRQLRLVHLGDPHLAALRTEFTVEGNGAHLDVESALDGRVTNSGVARYRELDGRHLTRIRTGIAAHGTVWLRCHTRTSSIECGLAARMTADAPVTTVPEPLRAVQHMRLRLVPGRTVTVDKTVALYTSHDPAIGDPLDAAVDHIVAAPGFDELLQTHATAWEQLWRRTVLEVPGEAGSILRLHLFHLLQTLSPHTADLDVGVPARGLHGESYRGHVFWDELFVLPYLNLHLPEVSRALLHYRHRRLEAACRAAGEIGRCGALYPWQSGSDGREETQQFHLNPRSGRWLPDNTRFQYHVGSAVAYNIWQYCEATRDIDFLHGEGAEMLLQIARFWADYAGYDARLSRYRIRGVVGPDEYHDAYPGAAAPGLDDNAYTNVTAAWVLARTLDLLSVLPEPRRQELLESAGLEEDELAEWEEISRSLHVPFHDGVISQFEGYDDLAELDWDDYRKRYDDIRRLDRILEAEGDTVNRYKASKQADVLMLGYLFSAPELRCLFHRLGYHLDERTWTATVDHYLHRTSHGSTLSGLVHGWVLTRARRADAWAFVQEALRGDIADLQGGTTGEGIHLGAMAGTLDLVQRGLTGLETRDGALCLDPVPLPELSSYGFALRYHGHWGVHLRLRSGRLEIAVPDSHGSPIDIRLGDRLVSVGPGETARLLVPE